ACTAGATAAAGGCTTTCACATAATTAGCCACATACAAGAATGGAACCAGTAAACACGAAAATACAATACCTGAAACCCAGCAAAGGTTCTGTAGTATGGATCAAGCATCAAGCATGCAAGAGAAACGAGCTGAGTTGTTCTGTCCCATCCATCACTGCGCAATGACATAGACTTTAAGAGTCATGAAATAACAAACAAATGCTAATAACAGTAAATAGAATCTTCCGATTCAAACAGATGCATCTTAATATTGCCACAAAGATAGAATAGTTGGGTGGTGATGTAACTTATAGCTAACCTGCAGTGCACAAGAACCGAAGCCGACTCCACTGCGACACGTGCAGCAATCCATGCGGCACCAGCTAAGACGTTCTGGATGTGTATCAACCAACCACTGTCTCCAAGTAAAGACACGGAAGCAGACATGCTACTAAGGTTACCTCCTCCCCAAGTCCAACCAGTATGTCTCTGCAGATTCCACACACATATCTTAATGGTTAGCAACATGAGTAAGAAACAAAAGTATAATAAATCATACTGCATCCTCTTAAAGGAGCCCTATCAAAAAGAAGCTAATACATTATAAAATTAAGTTCTTCTGAATTAAGTTCATGGATGTGCTGGaggaaaattttaatatatatatactaacttTAATTACAGAAAGTTTCTGTACATTCAGTACTCACCAAGAACGATGATCTCCCATCAGAAGATGTTGCACCGTGCATATCTAAATAATCTCTGAGTCGGGAATAGCTCTCCCTCATCGCATGTATGTTGTCAATGCCAAAGAAAACAATCTGAAGAAAAGAACACCGTCAATAAAAATCAAGCAATTCAAGAAGATCAAGATGTTGAACATCAAACCAAGAAGATCATTTACTAACTGGAGactgaaaataatttgaagatgATTCTGAGCCGCCTCCCATTGCTCCATTTGCTAATGCATTTTTCCTAGGTCGCGCATCGGCAATATAAAGCTTCCTGCAAAGTGATATAACAGGATGAGATAAGTGCATGATGTGTAAGAGCCAATCAGATCACAGGGACGCCAGAAGCTCACCTTCGTTCTCCCTTATTAGCACCAAGCTGAGTGCAGAATGCAGCAACaagtttttcatcaaaattactGTTGAGACAAGTGAAACAAATGAAACTTCAGAATCAATCGCTTCAAGAACTTCAAAATCCACTAAATTATTATCCAAATGTATCCTCAAAAAGTTGGAAGTCTGATATACCTCCTCATATTCATCATAAGACCCACTAAAGGTTGTGATGAGCGTGCAATTACAGCACCACTGCCTGCAAAAAGAGTCCAAAAAGCAGCATGTCAGTGTGGAACCAATaccacaaaaattaaaatggcAGCAGACAGAACATCTGCATTTTCACCTGGCTGACACCACGTGATCACAGGTAAGCGACATTTTGCCCGGAAAGAACACGCCTGGAGCAGCTCTTCATCACTATCAACAACACAGATTTGTTAGATCTTTTAATCAATACTCACTAGaaagatggtgaaaatgattttttttaatttggtaaGTTCGTAAAAGACTCCCCTGTCCTACCTTATAGATTTCGGAACCATAAAGGCGAAAGGGTAAGTCTGACACAGGTTATAATTGGAGTTGAGGTCACTTATCCGCCACAGCTCATTCTCCAGTGTAAATGATCCATCTTCAATCATATCCATCGATGCTCGTAACGAACTTTTTCCAAGAAGCCGGAAATATTCATTAAGCAATCTTTCCTTTGGGTTTGCGTTACCAAACTTGGAAGGCCCACAAGCAAAAGTGTAAAGATCCCATACTCTCTCCGGCTTGGTACACCTCAGTAACGCATCAAACACAGAACGCCTCTGCAACAGTATGATCATAAAGGTTATACAGATTATTCCAAGGAGAAAGGAATGTGTTAAAATAAGAAGAAGTAAGAGATTCACCTGTTTGGTTTTAGGACGAAAGCCATAAACAATGATCCTCATGTCTTTGCCTGCAAAATCCAAGTGATCACACCATATAACGTAAGCATCATTGTTAGATGTATGTTGACCAGAATAATAAAACTTCCTATAGAATTTTGAGACATGACGTAAAAAACCAGACAAAACAAACCCTTAGTCAACCTTAATTAGATTTGGAAACATACCAGTGACCTGTAAAAGACGTCTTGGTGGATTCTTGTCGGACTGAcggttgtttgattgaacttTCAGCGCCTAAAGTACATACAAAAAGTAGCACTAAACCTCAGAGCGGAGCTTAGTTAAGTATTAATGACACATCTCAGTCCAGGCCACAGGGGATATAGCAACTGACCGTTTTGTTAAACTTCTCAATAGTCGCCAACGGGATTGTTCCTAGTGGGATGACCTTCCTAGTACCTTCACTCTTCacaaaaataaaaccaaagaatATATATCCATCACAAGTGGCTTGAGAAACACATGTAAGCAACAGAGGGAAAGGACACAATGTTCATACCAAAAAGAGAATACGAAAGTTTGTCACCAACAAGGTCCCTGCCTCATCGGTGTTGATAAGTACAACTCCATAACCCTGTACAACAAGCGGTCCAAACtcagacaaaaacaaaaccaatgtTGGATTTCAATAGACATACCTCAACGATGACCCTCTCAGATTCGAGCAAGCAACTCAAATTCGCGAAGGATGTTGAACTTGAACCTGAAGCTGTCTGCTGCGACTTAATCAAATCCAAAAAgagaacttttttaaaaattttgagcAATTAATTCCACAAAATAtgaacttttttcaaaaaaaatcgatagaaACACGCAATTCACGTGATGTTTTGTGTAATTGTAGGTGAAAGGAGAAAGCTTACATCGAGTTTGTTCCATTCGAGGGTGTCCCAACTACCGCTACCTCCTTCGGTCCTCTCTGAATCTGAATAATAACGCAGCGGTCTTTGTCTCCCTGACGGTGGTCTCGGCGGCGTCATTGAGAACGagagatgaaggagaagagacgGTGACGGAGCTTCTTCACCTTCCGATCAATTGTTGTCACGCTGGATTCGATTCTTCCCCCACAACGATAATACGACACAGTTTGGTACTGCgttgtcgttttttttttgttttttttggttctgtTATCTATTAATAATTCAATTTGTGGTATTATAGAAAAACAAAAGTccaaaggcaaaaaaaaaactgaggtCAATTcacaaaattaatttagttaagatttctttattttgtcacaaaaaaaaagatttatttatttaatgttaaAGGAaattctttgtatataaatttagaTTCTGATGAAAatcaataaataataagtatatgAAATTAACGAAGAGAAATTTATTAGAAtgaatttttaaagtttttgtcataaaatagctctcaataaaaaaataccaaaataatttttattaaaaggtaaaaatgtatttttatccaaggttaattaatctagacttagggtttagagttaatgggTGAAGTTTTgagatagagtttcaaattataaaattttaaattttcaaaataaaaagagattattatggtcattttctttttcgagaattatttttgtgaaaaaaaactaaaaatagttatttgagaaaattgtccaattataaatgttaaaaattactGATTTGAGTCTCTTTctgttagaccatctccaatggtactctataattttctctatatttcactctaaaatagagtaactctattatagagttggatttgctccaatggttcactctataatagagttactctataatatagttaaatataaaatatttttattttttcactctatatttagagtaaaaaataggattactctatatttcactctattatagagtaactctattataaagtgaaccattggagcaaatttaactctataatatagttactctattttagtgtaaattatagaggaaaaaatagagtgcccttggagatgctcttactgtataaacattttattatataaatttaaattttggacgGTTGAACTTATCTCTAGTTGCCACGGTCTTAACAACAAACTATGAAACTATCTACGTACAGGTGTTTTATCAACAATTTGAGttgtattaaatatataaaaggttCACTTGGATAATCCAAAGTCGGATTAAAAGTCCAAAACCATTCTTCATTTGTTGAATTTTTAGAACAAGACAACAGCGACATATAtactacaaaaaaaaggaaaatgagaCTAAGACATCCAGAATCTGTTGTTTGGTGAAAGTAAAGAGACGTTAAAACTAAATGTAATGCGTCTGGTTGACTAGTTTATAATCTCCAGATTCACCAGGCCAACGAGCACCGCTCTAAACTCCTAATAAAAACAAGCCGTGGTTGCTTAATGCTttcatatatatacttcatatgaCTACAAGGAAAAACCGCTTGAAACCGATTTAAAATGCTATGTAAATCTTGTAAATACATGTATTATCCACTCTAAAGTGcattagtaaaaaaattgtttgtattTAACCTCACATGCATGATGCATCGAAAGTTGCAGTTTAGTTAGGTTTCGATCGGTTGACTTATACTATGCAACTTATTGTGTCTCAAATTTATATTCATGTAATATGCTTTCCTGGTTGTACAAATATCATCTACTTATTCCATACCGTATGTAAGAGATCTTGTcgtatatatcatattttgtgTACTCTAAAAGCTGGTGTATTTCTTGATTTCCATAAACTACGAGGGACCGATCCAAAGTTGTAGTTGGTgaggattcttttttttttatttatgtatacaCCGCAATATCAAAATGTCTTTTGGAGTAGTGGTACGTGAAAACGATATGCATGATGCACAATTCAAACTATAtctatacattaatacatatctttatatataaaggagGGTTTCAATCCCTCCTGGTGATGCCAACAAGGATGACACGTCAGAAATAGGAAGCCTCCTGCGTTGACACGTCAGATACGCTCCGTATCACTTAAAGCTCTGTCGGAACGGGCTTCACGTTGGCTTCGTCACGTACATAATTAACATACGAATctataattattattgtttccGTTTGGGCTTTCATTTATATTCGTTGTTATTATTTAGCTTCATAGAGCCCATTTATAAAGAGTAAGTCATCTACTCAAAACGCTACGTTTTTGATTCTATGGTTTTATCCTGTCTTTTTTCTCAGCCGCTGCGATACCATACCCCACTCTAGGGTTTCGATCGAgatgtttcatcttcttcctacgGATTCAGAAATCTACCAGTTACAGATTCATCATCTTAAAGTTCTTATTAGATCCATCATCCATGATCTACTTTGAATGCGAGATTCGCTCATGCAAGGCGGTGTATCTACGGGTATAAAAAGGTATGCTTCACTCATCTCAAAACCATCTTTCCAACAAGACTCCGATAGGAAACGAACCGGAAAGAACTCAAACAGCGGCGCTTCTGCGGTTTCCTCAGGTGTGAAGCTAGCTCAGGATCATCACGGGGCAAAAAGAATCCTATTCAGGTAACATTATCAAGGCCAAAGGCTATAAAGTCGCTttcttgattaaaaacattgattTTTTGTTTCAAGGATAAGATGAGTTAGTGGAATCAAAGCCTTGCTTGATATTAACATAAATCGTTTATTGCTTTATGTTTGACCccgtgtgttttttttttttgcaatccaGATGCTATTTAAGAAGGCTAATCTAGCAAtataaagagaagagaaaatcGCTATTATAAGTTCCAACAGGTGCAGGAAGAGTATATTACTGAAGCTAATTATTAGTTTAGAGAAAGCAATGAAAGGTGCAGTTGTTCTTGGAGAGCACAATGTAGTGCCAAACTACTTTGAACAGTTTCAGGTATGTGTCTCTTCTATAGCTAAACAGTTGAGATAAGTTAGTTAGTCTCTTGACATGATTTTGGGTTCGTTATCAACGTACCGTTGAGTAAGTGTCTCTCAATacaattttccaaaaaatatcTCCTTAAATGATTGTAAATTAAATCAATACATCAAACACCGCAGCTTAGGTGGAGTCAACCAAAATCGTCCCGGAAGTGGCTCCAAGTATGGTGGTGTCCAGTAACTTAAGAGCGTAACACTTACGATCTAAACGTATACATTCTCAACAATCCTCTGCAGGTGAAAATAAAATCTATACACTTTTCATAGACTCTCATGCGGCACAAGTTGGAAACATACATTAACTCATTGTCATATAGTCAGGCGGAGTTTCTTTACTCTAGGAAAGTTGAGGCCATCGAAACTTGCAACGGATGCTGCTATGTTTCGTGTTCccaaatgttcaaaaaaaactGCAGTGTGGACTATCATCCTTCAGCCGCACGATATGTATTGCCATAGCTGCAATCGGTGCCGCCACGTGATACTCCGCCTCTTTGAAAGACTACTCATGGAGCTTGGGTTTAGAATAGCTGTGTTTGTTGTTTTCGACTCAGCATCTAACTTGCGATGGTTGTCTCAGATAAGACAGAAACAGCTGTATTGCTTTCGACTCAACAATGACATCTAACAAATGTTTGTGCCACAGAGTTGACACTGAAATGGTAGGTTGCACAAAACTATTGTCTCCTACAACAATGCATACATTTTCTTAAACACATATTGCATTGTTATGCAGGGACAAGGTGGATGAGGGTGGGAGCAGTGTCGCAGAACCCATACGGGCGTTACCAGATCCTACGCCTATGAAGCCAAAGAGCATTTACGATTTTGAGTAAAACTCATAATAATGTGCCCTCTAATCTCAAGCAGCTCAATTGTCATCTACTATCTTTTAATAGATTCTGCTTCCAGTTTATTAATTGTAAGGCCTTTTAAATCTTCGTCCTATATAATTATTTGGGTttttattacaaataaaaaCTTTCACATCTAAATATGTTAATAATAATACATTGCCAGTATAGCTTCGTCCTATACAGTTTCGATCTCCTTATTAACTCTTCTGATAAGTGAAAATCTACCAAAAAGCTAATACATTGCCAGTATAGCTTCGAACACCCATGAAGAAGTGTAACGGTTAAGCGGTACAATCACAGGTCTGCCTTCGACGCATGGTTACAACACGGGTTAAGTACATTAATATGCCAAAAGCTTTAAATCTCTCCTATTTTCAGTGCAGTTATAGAAATAATGTGACCATACATTTTTAAACTATGAAAATACACGAAACAAAAGtcttttataaataacatgTTTTACGTACATAGATCCACCACCCccctctcccccccccccccccccccccccataaaACAAAAGTCTAATCTCAACATCAAAAAACATATAGTCTACAAATATGATTCAGCTTACCAGTATACATAaacttaatataaaacatattattttatgttttaaaaaataaaaatgaaaacccTCATATGAATGTTTAATACACATAACTGACATATAACTGATAGCTTAATCAATTGATAAAATTTAATACACATAACTGACATATAATATTTCATGTCATCTATGAGTATTATATGTATTAAGAACAAATCAAATAGTGTTATCTTTTTGTTACCTAATAAttgctattaaaaatataatgcaactattaaaatcaaaatttacattacaaattagtttatatgtaatatattttactgTAAATTTTTTTCGTACGTTTTtgtgatcatttgtattttttaaaaaagatttaatCAGAAATCACACAATTTCAATGGAATTTAACAGTTTTTGGAGTAGTAAAATATAAGCAagaataaacataaataaaaaatttacagtataatataaacacaaataaataatatatatttttaacccaACAAAGCATTTGACTAATTGTCACTTATATATCAAGTTTTATAATAGAAATTTATCTAActattctaattattttttattgacaatcccgcccgtagggcgggccggccctagtagttatataatttattgtgTTTCTCCAGAGCTTGTGAAACATCAATATCGATCAAACCATAGATATGAACAGTTATTAACAAACATCCTTGCTTGATACttgatatatagtatatagtcTATTTTACTTCTCAGGGGATCTTGCACTGATGACTGAGCTTGTTAAAATGCtgcctcttcttctttctgAAATTACTCAGATTTCTTCtccatatatttaaaatgcCTTCCTACgcaaatttatattttccttCATTTTTTAACAAATGAAATATTCCATCAACTCAGGCCACCATTTTTGCGGGGCTAAAATCCACTCTAGTGCTAATGGTGGGGTGAGTCTACTAGACAATGATGTTTATTTTCAAAGTCATACTGTTTTCTGTTTATCTATAATGTCATTAAcagtatataagtatataacgaATGGGGTTTGTGATAAATATTATAGAGTATTTATAATCATAACTgaatagtaaaaattaatatttgagCAAACTAACTACAAATTATTGCCTGTGCCCACCACGGAACCTATTAGCCCTTCGTGCTAGCGAGCAGCCAAGTAGGTGAGAGTCGCTGTAC
The Brassica napus cultivar Da-Ae chromosome A1, Da-Ae, whole genome shotgun sequence DNA segment above includes these coding regions:
- the LOC106434589 gene encoding phosphatidylinositol-3-phosphatase myotubularin-1 isoform X4, encoding MTPPRPPSGRQRPLRYYSDSERTEGGSGSWDTLEWNKLDTASGSSSTSFANLSCLLESERVIVEGYGVVLINTDEAGTLLVTNFRILFLSEGTRKVIPLGTIPLATIEKFNKTALKVQSNNRQSDKNPPRRLLQVTGKDMRIIVYGFRPKTKQRRSVFDALLRCTKPERVWDLYTFACGPSKFGNANPKERLLNEYFRLLGKSSLRASMDMIEDGSFTLENELWRISDLNSNYNLCQTYPFAFMVPKSISDEELLQACSFRAKCRLPVITWCQPGSGAVIARSSQPLVGLMMNMRSNFDEKLVAAFCTQLGANKGERRKLYIADARPRKNALANGAMGGGSESSSNYFQSPIVFFGIDNIHAMRESYSRLRDYLDMHGATSSDGRSSFLRHTGWTWGGGNLSSMSASVSLLGDSGWLIHIQNVLAGAAWIAARVAVESASVLVHCSDGWDRTTQLVSLACLMLDPYYRTFAGFQALVEKDWLAFGHPFSDRVGMPNISGSGNFDFPRQSSSAGSYPSSPVRQSTQSGASQSPSSSHAQNNYSPIFTQWVDSVSQLMRMYPCAFEFSPTFLVDFMDCLLSCRFGNFLCNSEKERQQCAIAEACGCIWAYLTDLRSLATTSHVHCNPFYDPLKYDGPLLPPAASLAPTLWPQFHLRWACPEEATAADIEVQCRAMRAKYSEMQKEKEATERRVDEISFAMESLSAELLRERRMSWSARESAKRATKEYRALTRAVQSLGCKVNFTTSDVEDAPLETNNNNNNNNSRRRDRQGNNSDVSVSISLMSEENRSENQVGRVCEALCPLRTREGVCRWPEAGCAHLGSQFVGLKTNFDAFDRLSIHESYFKSE
- the LOC106434589 gene encoding phosphatidylinositol-3-phosphatase myotubularin-1 isoform X2; its protein translation is MTPPRPPSGRQRPLRYYSDSERTEGGSGSWDTLEWNKLDSQQTASGSSSTSFANLSCLLESERVIVEGYGVVLINTDEAGTLLVTNFRILFLSEGTRKVIPLGTIPLATIEKFNKTALKVQSNNRQSDKNPPRRLLQVTGKDMRIIVYGFRPKTKQRRSVFDALLRCTKPERVWDLYTFACGPSKFGNANPKERLLNEYFRLLGKSSLRASMDMIEDGSFTLENELWRISDLNSNYNLCQTYPFAFMVPKSISDEELLQACSFRAKCRLPVITWCQPGSGAVIARSSQPLVGLMMNMRSNFDEKLVAAFCTQLGANKGERRKLYIADARPRKNALANGAMGGGSESSSNYFQSPIVFFGIDNIHAMRESYSRLRDYLDMHGATSSDGRSSFLRHTGWTWGGGNLSSMSASVSLLGDSGWLIHIQNVLAGAAWIAARVAVESASVLVHCSDGWDRTTQLVSLACLMLDPYYRTFAGFQALVEKDWLAFGHPFSDRVGMPNISGSGNFDFPRQSSSAGSYPSSPVRQSTQSGASQSPSSSHAQNNYSPIFTQWVDSVSQLMRMYPCAFEFSPTFLVDFMDCLLSCRFGNFLCNSEKERQQCAIAEACGCIWAYLTDLRSLATTSHVHCNPFYDPLKYDGPLLPPAASLAPTLWPQFHLRWACPEEATAADIEVQCRAMRAKYSEMQKEKEATERRVDEISFAMESLSAELLRERRMSWSARESAKRATKEYRALTRAVQSLGCKVNFTTSDVEDAPLETNNNNNNNNSRRRDRQGNNSDVSVSISLMSEENRSENQVGRVCEALCPLRTREGVCRWPEAGCAHLGSQFVGLKTNFDAFDRLSIHESYFKSE
- the LOC106434589 gene encoding phosphatidylinositol-3-phosphatase myotubularin-1 isoform X1 — encoded protein: MTPPRPPSGRQRPLRYYSDSERTEGGSGSWDTLEWNKLDSQQTASGSSSTSFANLSCLLESERVIVEGYGVVLINTDEAGTLLVTNFRILFLSEGTRKVIPLGTIPLATIEKFNKTALKVQSNNRQSDKNPPRRLLQVTGKDMRIIVYGFRPKTKQVNLLLLLILTHSFLLGIICITFMIILLQRRSVFDALLRCTKPERVWDLYTFACGPSKFGNANPKERLLNEYFRLLGKSSLRASMDMIEDGSFTLENELWRISDLNSNYNLCQTYPFAFMVPKSISDEELLQACSFRAKCRLPVITWCQPGSGAVIARSSQPLVGLMMNMRSNFDEKLVAAFCTQLGANKGERRKLYIADARPRKNALANGAMGGGSESSSNYFQSPIVFFGIDNIHAMRESYSRLRDYLDMHGATSSDGRSSFLRHTGWTWGGGNLSSMSASVSLLGDSGWLIHIQNVLAGAAWIAARVAVESASVLVHCSDGWDRTTQLVSLACLMLDPYYRTFAGFQALVEKDWLAFGHPFSDRVGMPNISGSGNFDFPRQSSSAGSYPSSPVRQSTQSGASQSPSSSHAQNNYSPIFTQWVDSVSQLMRMYPCAFEFSPTFLVDFMDCLLSCRFGNFLCNSEKERQQCAIAEACGCIWAYLTDLRSLATTSHVHCNPFYDPLKYDGPLLPPAASLAPTLWPQFHLRWACPEEATAADIEVQCRAMRAKYSEMQKEKEATERRVDEISFAMESLSAELLRERRMSWSARESAKRATKEYRALTRAVQSLGCKVNFTTSDVEDAPLETNNNNNNNNSRRRDRQGNNSDVSVSISLMSEENRSENQVGRVCEALCPLRTREGVCRWPEAGCAHLGSQFVGLKTNFDAFDRLSIHESYFKSE
- the LOC106434589 gene encoding phosphatidylinositol-3-phosphatase myotubularin-1 isoform X3 — encoded protein: MTPPRPPSGRQRPLRYYSDSERTEGGSGSWDTLEWNKLDQTASGSSSTSFANLSCLLESERVIVEGYGVVLINTDEAGTLLVTNFRILFLSEGTRKVIPLGTIPLATIEKFNKTALKVQSNNRQSDKNPPRRLLQVTGKDMRIIVYGFRPKTKQRRSVFDALLRCTKPERVWDLYTFACGPSKFGNANPKERLLNEYFRLLGKSSLRASMDMIEDGSFTLENELWRISDLNSNYNLCQTYPFAFMVPKSISDEELLQACSFRAKCRLPVITWCQPGSGAVIARSSQPLVGLMMNMRSNFDEKLVAAFCTQLGANKGERRKLYIADARPRKNALANGAMGGGSESSSNYFQSPIVFFGIDNIHAMRESYSRLRDYLDMHGATSSDGRSSFLRHTGWTWGGGNLSSMSASVSLLGDSGWLIHIQNVLAGAAWIAARVAVESASVLVHCSDGWDRTTQLVSLACLMLDPYYRTFAGFQALVEKDWLAFGHPFSDRVGMPNISGSGNFDFPRQSSSAGSYPSSPVRQSTQSGASQSPSSSHAQNNYSPIFTQWVDSVSQLMRMYPCAFEFSPTFLVDFMDCLLSCRFGNFLCNSEKERQQCAIAEACGCIWAYLTDLRSLATTSHVHCNPFYDPLKYDGPLLPPAASLAPTLWPQFHLRWACPEEATAADIEVQCRAMRAKYSEMQKEKEATERRVDEISFAMESLSAELLRERRMSWSARESAKRATKEYRALTRAVQSLGCKVNFTTSDVEDAPLETNNNNNNNNSRRRDRQGNNSDVSVSISLMSEENRSENQVGRVCEALCPLRTREGVCRWPEAGCAHLGSQFVGLKTNFDAFDRLSIHESYFKSE